One window of Verrucomicrobiota bacterium genomic DNA carries:
- a CDS encoding DUF3616 domain-containing protein produces the protein MISRTSFENRRNGLLTSCDSPPLESVRIRTSVSLRAGLDHHFASRFFLVLACVLGVTSACSNPGSPPVQTYQGMCDGSAAVAISPDFFAVANDEDSVIRVYRRDLGGLPAEKFDLSRLLDLQKDSPETDIEGAAPLGDRVYWITSHARNSEGKERPSRRRFFATRFDVETGRVAIHLVGKPYKDLIKDLAAAPELKRFNFTAAAKLAPKDRGGLNIEGLAASPDNRLLITFRNPVPQGRALLLPLLNPDGLVSGERARFGEPILLDLGGLGIRDIAAVNGRYLIASGAYAGGKGEARLFLWDGKSTQPELVRSVDLRRFNPEAIVVYPTAASTATPQIQILSDDGSGRIRGTDCRDLKDDSAKRFRALWINLDAP, from the coding sequence ATGATCTCGCGAACCTCCTTTGAGAATAGGCGGAACGGGCTGCTAACCTCTTGTGATTCTCCGCCATTGGAGTCAGTGAGGATCCGCACCTCCGTCTCGCTGAGGGCGGGTTTGGACCATCATTTCGCCTCACGCTTCTTCTTAGTCCTCGCCTGCGTCCTCGGCGTCACCTCCGCTTGCTCGAACCCCGGCTCGCCGCCCGTCCAGACTTATCAAGGCATGTGCGACGGCTCGGCGGCCGTGGCGATCAGCCCGGACTTTTTCGCGGTTGCGAATGATGAGGACAGCGTGATCCGAGTTTACCGGCGAGACCTCGGCGGGCTGCCCGCCGAGAAGTTCGACTTGTCCCGCTTGCTGGACCTCCAAAAAGATTCACCCGAAACGGACATCGAAGGCGCCGCCCCGCTCGGAGACCGCGTTTATTGGATCACCTCGCACGCCCGAAACAGCGAAGGCAAAGAGCGTCCGAGCCGCCGCCGGTTTTTCGCGACGCGATTCGACGTCGAGACTGGCCGCGTTGCCATTCATCTTGTTGGCAAACCGTACAAAGACCTGATCAAGGACCTTGCCGCCGCGCCGGAATTGAAACGGTTCAACTTTACCGCCGCCGCCAAACTCGCGCCGAAGGATCGGGGCGGCCTCAATATTGAAGGACTCGCCGCCTCGCCTGACAACCGCCTCCTCATCACGTTTCGAAACCCGGTTCCGCAAGGGCGTGCGCTCCTGCTGCCGCTCCTGAATCCCGACGGCCTTGTTTCCGGAGAAAGGGCAAGGTTCGGTGAACCCATCCTCCTGGATTTAGGGGGACTGGGCATCCGGGACATCGCCGCCGTGAACGGGCGTTATCTGATTGCGTCTGGCGCCTACGCCGGGGGAAAAGGCGAAGCGCGGTTGTTTCTCTGGGATGGCAAATCCACCCAGCCTGAATTGGTCCGCTCAGTCGATCTGCGGCGGTTCAACCCGGAAGCGATTGTGGTTTATCCGACCGCCGCGTCCACGGCCACGCCGCAAATCCAGATCCTGAGTGACGATGGTTCCGGCAGAATCCGAGGAACCGATTGCAGAGATTTGAAAGACGACAGCGCCAAACGCTTCCGCGCGCTCTGGATCAACCTGGATGCGCCGTGA
- a CDS encoding redoxin domain-containing protein, whose amino-acid sequence MRRLSFLFLVSCCLRIAAPVTPLAQTAATSAKPEIPFEGRAPAPEFPASLEWLNTARPLALADLRGKIVLLDFWTYCCINCMHIIPDLKKLEAKYARELVVIGVHSAKFQNEKETANIREAVQRHEIEHPVVNDKDFQVWKSYGARAWPTLVLINPHGKVLRACPGGRAKAS is encoded by the coding sequence ATGCGCCGACTCTCGTTTCTCTTCCTGGTTTCGTGCTGCCTTCGGATCGCCGCCCCGGTCACTCCCTTGGCGCAAACTGCGGCGACGTCCGCCAAGCCCGAAATTCCCTTTGAAGGCCGCGCGCCGGCGCCGGAGTTCCCCGCTTCGCTCGAATGGCTGAACACGGCGCGCCCGCTCGCGCTCGCGGACTTGCGCGGCAAGATCGTGCTGCTGGACTTCTGGACTTACTGTTGCATCAATTGCATGCACATCATTCCCGATCTGAAAAAGCTGGAGGCGAAATACGCCCGGGAACTGGTCGTGATCGGAGTTCATTCCGCGAAATTCCAAAATGAGAAAGAAACCGCCAACATCCGCGAAGCGGTCCAGCGCCATGAGATCGAGCATCCCGTAGTCAACGACAAGGACTTTCAAGTCTGGAAATCGTACGGCGCCCGGGCCTGGCCCACGCTCGTGTTGATCAATCCCCACGGCAAAGTCCTTCGCGCATGCCCAGGTGGCAGAGCGAAAGCGTCGTGA